In the Hordeum vulgare subsp. vulgare chromosome 7H, MorexV3_pseudomolecules_assembly, whole genome shotgun sequence genome, one interval contains:
- the LOC123410853 gene encoding E3 ubiquitin-protein ligase ATL41-like, which translates to MSSPAASPDTFDDAAADAPGTTSSNLTLLYIIIAVLVGVVLYLAVRYGRSLLSEWRELHGHGHGPPAASHLGLSLEDIAALPTFTYRARAAPTPSPQGSWGGCRSGGGKRRSGSKGRPATSVECVVCLQELEDGDVVRVLPACRHFFHSSCIDTWLCAHSSCPVCRAHPEPESVRAGEAALSPPLPQLRRCGVSPERPTASRILADILARSPLRIGASTNESKERIMSRSPSPAPTARDYTLSRSPSLTPLTHGMVDERRSLSQSPQMLEVVVVRSKSPSPMRFGRQSTTTCVGVLERTGASMSASPSPPATYAEDGGESSSKLRQQVPH; encoded by the coding sequence ATGTCGTCCCCGGCGGCATCGCCTGACACCTTTGACGACGCTGCTGCGGACGCGCCCGGCACGACCAGCTCCAACCTCACGCTGCTGTACATCATCATCGCTGTCCTCGTCGGCGTCGTGCTCTACTTGGCCGTCCGCTACGGCCGGTCGCTCTTGTCCGAGTGGCGCGAGCTCCACGGCCACGGCCACGGCCCGCCTGCCGCATCCCACCTCGGGCTGAGCCTGGAGGACATCGCCGCGCTCCCCACCTTCACCTACAGAGCGCGGGCGGCGCCCACGCCGTCGCCCCAGGGCAGCTGGGGCGGCTGCAGGAGCGGCGGCGGTAAGAGGAGGAGCGGCAGCAAGGGGAGGCCTGCGACGTCGGTCGAGTGCGTGGTGTGCCTGCAGGAGCTGGAGGACGGCGACGTGGTGCGCGTGCTGCCGGCGTGCAGGCACTTCTTCCACAGCAGCTGCATCGACACCTGGCTGTGCGCGCACTCGTCGTGCCCGGTGTGCCGCGCGCACCCGGAGCCGGAGAGCGTGCGTGCGGGCGAGGCGGCCCTGTCGCCGCCGCTGCCGCAGCTGCGCCGGTGCGGCGTGTCACCCGAGCGGCCTACGGCGTCAAGGATCCTGGCAGACATCTTGGCACGATCGCCGTTGAGGATCGGCGCCTCGACGAACGAATCCAAGGAGAGGATCATGTCCAGGTCGCCGTCGCCGGCACCAACGGCGCGTGATTATACCCTGTCAAGATCCCCGTCGCTGACGCCACTGACGCATGGCATGGTCGACGAACGGCGTTCACTGTCACAGTCGCCCCAGATGCTGGAGGTTGTGGTGGTCCGCTCGAAATCGCCGTCTCCGATGAGGTTCGGCCGTCAGTCCACGACGACGTGCGTTGGCGTGTTGGAACGCACAGGTGCGAGCATGTCGGCATCGCCGTCCCCGCCGGCGACATATGCAGAGGACGGTGGCGAGTCGTCTTCAAAATTGCGACAGCAGGTGCCACATTAG